TCCAGATCGTGCAGTTGCGCCAGTGCGCCGGTACTCAACAAGGCCAAAATCAGAACTGGCGCAATCGCGACCTCAACGACACGACAAATACGGCCTATGAATGCTGCAGATGCTGAAACACGGCAGACCAGGTAATTCCGCGGCATCGCCTGAAAACGTTCCCGCATTTTCATTCACTGATCGCGGATCTGGCAGGGATCGCTATCGCCGCCGGATCAGCGCAACAGCTTGCTGGATTTCAAATTCTGTTTCAATCGCATCTTTGATATTTGGGCGTCGAATGACAATCCGTATTTTGAAAGATCCCGAATCCGGGACTCTGAAGTAGTTTCCATAGCTGATCACGCCGGAAGTGACCATGGACTCAAGTTCCTTCGTAGAGCTTGCACCGTCAGGCCCCACAACCGTTGCGTGGACCTTTGCGTTAGAGATTCGATCTCCAGTCTCCTGGTCGAAAAGGGCCACCATTAACGATCCATGACCAGACCTCACGATTCACAGCCAGCACGCTTCAGTTTACGGATCTTTCCAGATTAGCAGAGCCGTCCCAAAACATTCTACCGCTTTGCGCAGCGGTCCCAAACCTGTATTCGCTCTCAGCTATGGTCGATACACCTCGCCGGCGACACGGGTTAGAAGTTCCATGTAGAAGTCGACGTCTTCCGGTTCCAGGCCTCTGTGAACCTCAAGAAATTCATGAACAGGACGACCGGTGCCACGACCATACAGGGTGCCGTCACGAAGGACTAGCTTGCTGCGCACGAATTCTGCCGCGATATCGTGGCAGCTATTGCATTCCTTCCTGTACTTTCCCGGGGATGTCGCCAGTGAGAACAGCATTTGATAGACGGCATCCACCTCTTCTTCTGAAAGATAGTGATTTCCCATGAAGCGGCGTAGATCATGGACATGGTGCCGCCCCTGCAACTCGTTACCATCAACGTTCATAAACTGCCGGGAAAATTCACCGGCGTGACCATGACAATCGGCGCAACGGTTGTCCCACAACCAGTGTAGATCGATATCAGAAGCCCCGGTCTCCCGTGCCAAAAGCACCATCGAAACGGATACGATACCTATCGCCAGGCAGACTCCCGGCATGCTTTTCGAATAATATTGCTTTCCGCCTCCCCGGTTGAATCGAAAAAACTCTTTGACAGATGAACACTTCACGTCGAGTTGCACTACATCGCGGAATCAATCAGGTTCAGTTACTCCGGCGAATGTACAGACATCAATGCATCCGGAGCTTGGCTTCTGTTCAAATGAGATAGCGACTCACACATGGAGTGGTTACTGAACACCCGCTTTCCTCTGCTGTACGCGTACGTAATTGATGATGTGGCCCACATCCTCCGGACTCAAGTCAGGGATTGCCGGCATGTCACCGAGGTGCCAGTGACGCTGCCTGACTCCGTCCCTCACGGCCAAGCGAAAAGAAACATCCGGGTGATGTATCGACTCGTAGGTCTTGTGAACGAGGGGTGGTCCCTGGCTGGTTCCGCCCGCGTACCGGCCGTGACATCTGGCGCAGTTCAACACGAATGTCTCCTCGCCGACCTTTGAATCCGGAACGAAATCTTTCTGCGGCAGATGCAGCCGTTCACGTAGTTTTTCCGCATCCGGCCGATCACAACTGGCGATAAATGATAATAACGGAATCATCACCGCGATAGCCAGAACGTTTCGCAGTCTCAGTCGTCTCACTTCGATCACCGGTCCAGCTCATTCTGATAATGGCGTTAGCCCCTCACTTGACTGTCTGTGCTCCCGTTCACTGGGTTCAATGGCAGCCTCCCTGTCGACAACCTCCTTATCTGGGATAGACGTCCAGGCTCTCCACTTCGGTTTCCTCCGAGAATCGCACGAATGCTCGGCGCAGCCGGTCCGCCCATGCCTCTCCAAGCGCTACTCCCAGCTTTTCGATCTCGCGCTCGATCTGGGATGCAGTCGCCTGGAGCAGGTCATAGGTTATTTCCACGCGGTCTTCGTGGACGCTGGCGTCCTTTACCCCCCATCATTGTCATCAGGGCGCCCCGGATCCTCGCTGCCATCTCATCCGACAACGGCTCTGCCAACTGCAATCTGCGGCGCTTGAGGCTCTCTCGCCCTTCGGCCTTTGGCGCCCTGTGACCGGGGGACCCCACATAAAGATGGGGGTCGGTCTCAAAGCGTTCCCTGCACTGCTCGGAACAGAACGCGAAGTGCATCCCACGATACTCGAGCTCGAGCTGGTGACGGTCCACTTCCATTCCGCAGACAGGGCACTTCGTATCGCCATATCTCATGCCGGTACAGCCTTATCTAGCAATAGAACACATGAAGAATCTACATGTCGACTCGACATGGTATCGCGGTATATCGTCGTTCTTTCCCGTCAACGGGTCCCGCGATTTCCGTCTTGCATCATAGCCTCGCCCGATTGAGCCTCAGTGCATTACCGACGACCGACACTGAACTCAGACTCATGGCTGCGGCAGCGATGATGGGCGAAAGCAATATCCCGGCGAAGGGGTACAACACCCCTGCGGCAATGGGCACACCCAGGGAGTTGTAGAGCAACGCGAAGAACAGGTTCTGCCTGATGTTGCGCATGGTTGCCCGACTGAGTCTTCTGGCCCGCACGATGCCGTTCAGGTCACCCCTGACGAGCGTAACACCCGCGCTCTCCATCGCGACATCGGTGCCGGTTCCCATCGCGATTC
This DNA window, taken from Gammaproteobacteria bacterium, encodes the following:
- a CDS encoding cytochrome c; translated protein: MRRLRLRNVLAIAVMIPLLSFIASCDRPDAEKLRERLHLPQKDFVPDSKVGEETFVLNCARCHGRYAGGTSQGPPLVHKTYESIHHPDVSFRLAVRDGVRQRHWHLGDMPAIPDLSPEDVGHIINYVRVQQRKAGVQ
- a CDS encoding YHS domain-containing protein yields the protein MRYGDTKCPVCGMEVDRHQLELEYRGMHFAFCSEQCRERFETDPHLYVGSPGHRAPKAEGRESLKRRRLQLAEPLSDEMAARIRGALMTMMGGKGRQRPRRPRGNNL